The window GTCGCCGTACCGGAGCACTCCCGGATGCACGGTGTGGAGGTGAGCGAGCTGCGGCTGCCCACCGGCGCCGCCGTCACCCTCGTCGTCCGGGACGGCCGCAGCTTCGTCCCCACCCCCTCCACGCTGCTCCAGCGCGGCGACGAACTGCTGGTCGTCGCCACCGACCCGGTGCGCGACTCGGCGGAGGAACGGCTGCGGGCGGTGGGGCGCGGCGGCAAGCTCGCCGGCTGGCTGGGGACGTCCGGCAAGGAGGAATGAGGCCGGGGCCCGGCCTGCGGCAAGGGCGGGCCCGGGGTGCGTACCGGCGGCTTGTGGGCAGGTCTGCCCCGCGAGCGGCTGTACGATGAACGGACCCTGAACCGACCAACTCTGCCTGACGCGGAGCTGGCGCGACCGTATGGCGGCCGTGGAGTCCTCCCCACCCGGGCGGCCCGGCATCTACCGCAGTTCCGCGCGTTAGTGGACAGCTCTCGGCGCCCGCCATCGGGCACGCCCTCAGGCGGCAGAAAGGGACGGGCCGTGGAATCCACGGTCACTGTCGACCCCTCCGGCCATCGCCCCGACAAGCGCCCCGGATACGGACAGCTGCTGCGCACGCCCGGAGCCTGGACGTTCCTGCTGCCGGGCT is drawn from Streptomyces diastaticus subsp. diastaticus and contains these coding sequences:
- a CDS encoding TrkA C-terminal domain-containing protein, whose amino-acid sequence is VAVPEHSRMHGVEVSELRLPTGAAVTLVVRDGRSFVPTPSTLLQRGDELLVVATDPVRDSAEERLRAVGRGGKLAGWLGTSGKEE